GCGACCTCGACGTTCTTGATCGTCACCGGGTCCTGGTTGATCCCGAGTACGCAGGAGGTCTCGCACGGCGCCGGGCAGAGCCGGCCGGTGAACTCCGGGAAGTTGTTGGTCGCGTGCAACCGCTCGATCGCGCTCGACCAGTCGTCCCGCCAGACCAGGTCGTTCCACTCCGGGATCAGGTTGCCCAGCGGGCAGCCGTTGTGGCAGAACGGGATGCCGCAGTCCATACAGCGCCCGGCCTGCTTGGTGATGATCGGCAGCAGCGCCTTGCCCGGCCCGCCGGGGTACACCTCTTTCCAGTCCTGGACGCGCTCCGCGACCGGCCGCCGGTCGGCGACCTCCCGGCCGGTGGTCAGGAATCCCTTCGGGTCAGCCATCAGATGGCCTCCATCATCGCTCGCGTGGTGGCGTCCTCGTCCAGCCCGTCGCGCTCGGCGGCCGCCTTGGCCGCCAGCACCCGGGCGTAGTCGCGGGGCATCACCGTGGTGAACCTGGCGGCAGCGGCGGGCCAGTCGGCGAGCAGCTTGGCGGCCCGTTCCGATCCGGTCTCCTCGAAGTGCCTGCGGACCAGGTCGTGCAGCAGTTCGGACTCGTCGGTGGTGACCGCGTGCAGGTCCACCAGCTCCGGGTTGACCAGCGCCGGGTCCAGGTCGATCACGTGGGCCACGCCGCCCGACATGCCGGCCGCGAAGTTCCGGCCGACGGCGCCGAGTACGACGACCCGCCCACCGGTCATGTACTCGCACGCGTGGTCGCCGACGGCTTCGACGACCGCGGTCGCGCCCGAGTTGCGTACGCAGAACCGCTGCCCCGCGCCGCCGGAGATGAACAGTTCGCCGGACGTGGCGCCGTACGCGATCACGTTGCCGGCGATGATCTGGTCGGCCGCGTCGAACCGGGCGTGCCGGTCCGGACGGATCACCACCCGCCCACCGGACAGGCCCTTGCCGACGTAGTCGTTGGCGTCGCCCTCGAGCCGGAGCGTGACTCCGCGCGGTACGAAGGCGGCGAACGAGTTACCGGCCGACCCGGTGAAGGTCAGGTCGATGGTGCCGTCGGCCAGGCCGGCCGCGCGGTACCGCTTGGTGATCTCGTGGCCGAGCATGGTGCCGACGGTCCGGTTCACGTTCCGGATCGCGAGCTGCGCCCGGACCGGTTCGCCGTTCTCCAGCGCGGGCGCGCAGATCCGGATCAGTTCGTTGTCCAGCGCCTTGTCCAGGCCGTGGTTCTGCTCGACGGTCTGGTGCCGGGAAGCGCCCGCGGGCAGCGCCGGTACGTGCAGGATCGGCGTCAGGTCGAGACCGTCGGCCTTCCAGTGGTCGACCGCGCGCCCGACGTCCAGTACCTCGGCGTGCCCGATCGCCTCGTCCAGGGTCCGGAAGCCCAGCTCGGCCAGGTACTCGCGGACCTCCTCGGCGATGAACTCGAAGAAGTTCACCACGAACTCCGGCTTCCCGCTGAACCGCTCGCGGAGCACCGGGTTCTGGGTGGCGACGCCGACCGGGCAGGTGTCCAGGTGGCAGACCCGCATCATGATGCAGCCCGACACCACCAGCGGAGCGCTCGCGAAACCGTACTCCTCGGCGCCGAGCAGCGCGGCGATGACGACGTCCCGGCCGGTCTTCAGCTGACCGTCGGTCTGGACGACGATCCGGTCCCGCAATCCGTTCAGGAGCAGGGTTTGCTGGGTTTCGGCCAGGCCAAGCTCCCACGGACCGCCGGCGTGCTTCAGCGAGGTCAGCGGCGCCGCGCCGGTACCGCCGTCGTGACCGGAGATCAGGACGACGTCCGCGTGCGCCTTGGAGACACCGGCGGCGATCGTCCCGACCCCGACCTCCGACACCAGCTTCACGTGGATGCGGGCGGCGGGGTTGGCGTTCTTCAGATCGTGGATCAGCTGCGCCAGGTCCTCGATCGAGTAGATGTCGTGGTGCGGCGGCGGCGAGATCAGGCCGACGCCGGGCGTCGAGTGCCGGGTGCTCGCCACCCACGGGTACACCTTCGGGCCGGGCAACTGCCCGCCCTCGCCGGGCTTCGCGCCCTGCGCCATCTTGATCTGGATGTCGTCCGAGTTCGTCAGGTACTCGGCGGTGACGCCGAAGCGGCCGGACGCGACCTGCTTGATCGAGCTGCGCCGGGCCGGGTCGTACAGCCGCTCGGCGTCCTCGCCACCCTCACCGGTGTTCGACTTGCCGCCGAGCTGGTTCATCGCGATCGCCAGCGTGGTGTGCGCCTCGGCGCTGATCGAGCCGTAGCTCATCGCGCCGGTGGAGAACCGCTTCACGATCGCGCTGACCGGCTCGACCTCGTCGATCGAAATCGGTGCCCGGTCACTGTTGAAACCGAACAACCCGCGCAGCGTCATCAGCCGCTCGGACTGCTCGTCCACCTTCGCCGTGTACTGCTTGAAGATGTCGTACCGCCCGGTGCGGGTGCTGTGCTGCAGCCGGAACACCGTGTCCGGGTCGAACAGATGCGGCTCACCCTCGCGGCGCCACTGGTACTCGCCGCCGATCTCCAGCTTGCGGTGCGCCGGCAAGATGCCATCGGCCGGGTACGCGCGCAGGTGCCGCCGGCGAACCTCCTCGGCGAGCGTGTCCAGCCCGATCCCGCCGAGCTTCGACGCCGTACCGGTGAAGTAGCGATCGACCAGCTCCGGGGCCAGCCCGTTCGCCTCGAAGATCTGGGCACCCGTGTACGACGCGACCGTCGACACACCCATCTTCGACATCACCTTGAGGACGCCCTTGCCGAGCGACTTCACCACGTTGCGTACGGCCTGCTCCGGCTCGACGCCCGGCAGGTACGTGCCCTGGCGGCACAGATCCTCGACCGATTCCAGCGCCAGGTACGGGTTGATGGCGGCCGCGCCGTACCCCATCAGCAAAGCGACATGGTGCACTTCGCGGACATCTCCGGCTTCGACCACCAGGCCGACCTGCGTACGCGTCTTCTCGCGGACCAGGTGGTGGTGGATCGCGGAAGTCAGCAGCAGCGACGGGATCGGCGCGTGATCGGCGTTCGAGTGCCGGTCGGACAGCACCAGGATGCGGGCGCCGTCATTGATCGCGGCGCTCGCCTCGGCGCACAGCTCGTCGAGCCGTGCCTTCAGCGCATCGCCGCCGCCCTCGACGTCGTACACGCCGCGCAGGACCGTGGTGGCCAGGCCGGGCATGTCACCGTCGAGGTTGATGTGCCGCAGCTTGGCGAGCTCGTCGTTGGTGATCACCGGGAACGGGATCACCACCTGGCGGCAGGACGCCGGGCTCGGGTTCAGCAGGTTCGACTCGGGGCCGAGGCTGGACGACAGCGAGGTCACCAGCTCCTCGCGGATCGCGTCCAGCGGCGGGTTCGTGACCTGGGCGAACAGCTGCGCGAAGTAGTCGAACAGCAGTCGCGGGCGGTCGCTCAGGACGGCGATCGGCGTGTCCGTACCCATCGAGCCGATCGGCTCCGCGCCGGCCTTTGCCATCGGCGTCAGGATGACCCGAAGCTCCTCCTCCGTGTACCCGAAGACCTGCTGCCGGCGGGTCACCGACGCGTGGCTGTGCACCACGTGCTCCCGCTCGTGCAGGTCCTCGAAACGGATCAGGCCGCCGTGCAGCCATTCGTCGTACGGGTGCTCGCCGGCGAGGGCGTTCTTCACCTCGGCATCGGTGATGATCCGGTGCGCGCCGGTGTCGACCAGGAAGATCCGGCCCGGCTCCAGGCGGCCCTTCTCGGTCACGGTCGCCGGGTCGATGTCGAGTACGCCGGCCTCGGACGCGAGTACGACCAGGCCATCGTCGGTGACCCAGTAGCGCGACGGGCGCAGGCCGTTGCGGTCCAGTACCGCGCCGACCTTCGTACCGTCGGAGAACACGACCGACGCCGGGCCGTCCCACGGCTCCATCAGCGTCGAGTGGAACTCGTAGAACGCGCGCCGCTTCGCATCCATGGTGGCGGCGTTCTCCCACGCCTCCGGGATCATCATCAGCATCGCGTGCGGCAGCGAACGGCCACCGAGGTGCAGCAACTCCAGCACCTCGTCGAACGACGCCGAGTCCGAAGCACCCGGCGTACAGATCGGGTAGAGCTGCTCCAGATCACCTGGGATCACGTCACTGGCCAGCAGCGCCTCGCGGGCACGCATCCAGTTCCGGTTGCCCTGGACGGTGTTGATCTCGCCGTTGTGCGCGATGTACCGGTACGGGTGCGCGAGCGGCCAGGACGGGAAGGTGTTCGTCGAGAACCGGCTGTGTACGACACCGATCGCCGAAGCGAGATCCGGGTCGGTCAGCTCCGGGAAGAACTTGTCCAGCTGGTCGGTGGTCAGCATCCCCTTGTAGGTGATGGTCCGGCTGGACAGCGACGGGAAGTACGTCGCGGTCTCCTTCTCGGCGCGCTTCCGCAGCCGGAAGGCCATCCGCTCCAGGGCCAGGCCGAGTACCCGGCCCGACTTCGCGGCCACGAACAGCTGCTTGAAGGTCGGCATCACCGAACGGGCGGTCGCGCCGAGCAGCTCCGGCGTGGTCGGGATGTCCCGCCAGCCGACCACCGACAGCTGCTCCTCGGCGGCGAGCTCCTCGATCCGCTTCGTCGCCTTCGCGGCGTCGTCCGCGTCGGCCGGGAGGAACGCGATACCGGTCGCGTAGCTGTGCGGCCCGGGCAGCTCGAACTCGCACACCTTGCGGTAGTACGCGTCCGGTACCTGGATCAGAATGCCGGCACCGTCACCGGAGTCCGGCTCGGCACCGGACGCACCACGATGCTCGAGATTCCGCAGGGCGGTCAAAGCTTTGGCCACGATGTCGTGGCTCGGTTCACCGGTCAGGGTCGCGACGAAAGCCACACCGCACGCATCGTGCTCATGCTTTCCGTCGTACAGACCCTCGCTCGGGAATGGCGGGCTACCAAACATTCAGGAGCTCCCGTCGTCCTACGGTCAAAAACAACTGGCCGCGGGACAACACTGGCCCAAGCCGGGTACCCCGAGACTACCTCATGACGCCCGCCAGCTGGACTTCCTGTCCACCGCGCAACGCCCTGCTAACTCTAGGTAAGCAAGCGCTCACTACCCGCCCCATCCTCCCAGCCCACCCGACGCCCGAACCACCCAAACCACCAGAAATTCACTTGCCGAGCCCGTGGAGCTACCCGTTCGTCGGTACGTGGCGGCTTCGGTGGGAGCGGGTGAAGATGGGGGCTACCTGACTAGTGGAGGACCTGATGGGGCTGAGTGACTATCCGCGGTACCCGCTGCTGTTCGGACCGAGTCCCGTGCATCCGTTGGAGCGGTTGTCGGCTTATCTGGGTGGGGCGAAGATCTGGGCCAAGCGGGAGGACTGCAACTCGGGGCTGGCGTACGGCGGGAACAAGACTCGGAAGTTGGAGTACCTGATACCGGACGCGCTCGCGCGAGGGGCCGACACGTTGGTTTCGATTGGTGGGTATCAGTCGAATCACACGCGTCAGGTCGCCGCGGTCGCCGCCAAAGTGGGGATGAAGGCGGTGCTGGTTCAGGAGAACTGGGTGAACTGGCCGGATGCGCTCAACGACCGGGTCGGGAACATCATGCTCAGCCGGATCATGGGTGCCGAGGTGCGGCTCGATCCGGCCGGGTTCGGGATCGGGTTCAAGGACAGCTGGAAGCAGGCGCTCGCGGATGTCGAAGCGCGTGGCGGCTCCCCGTACGCGATCCCGGCCGGCGCCTCGGACCACAAGCTCGGCGGGCTCGGGTTCGCCAACTGGGCGGACGAGGTCGAGCAGCAGGAACGCGAACTCGGGATCTTCTTCGACACCATCGTGGTCTGCTCCGTCACCGGCTCCACCCACGCCGGGATGATCGCCGGGTTCGCCGGGCAGGACCGCCCGCGCTGGGTGATCGGCATCGACGCCAGCGCCAAGCTCCAGGAGACCCGCGACCAGGTCGAACGGATCGCCCGCGCCACCGCCGCCCTGATCGGCCTCGACCGCGACCTCCGCCCCGACGAAATCACCGTGCTGGCGGGCTGGGCAGGCGACGAGTACGGCGTACCCGTCCAATCCACCTTGGACGCGATCCACCTCACCGGCGCCCTCGAAGGCATGATCATCGACCCGGTGTACGAAGGGAAATCGATGGCCGGCCTGATCGACCTGATCCGCACCGGCGACATCCCCAAGGACTCCACCGTCCTGTACGCCCACCTCGGCGGCCAACCCGCCCTGAACGCCTACAGCAGCCTGTTCACCCAGAGTCAGCCGATGCCTGGGCCGACGAGGGTCCGACGAAGTAGGTGAGGGCGGCGGCTGCGGCGCCGAGGAGGAGCTGGCGGAGGCCTGAGTACCACCAGGAGCGGGAGGTGACTCGGGAGACGACGGCGCCGCAGACGAAGAGGGCCGTCAGGGAGAGGATGAGGGACGGGAGGACGTTCTCGGCGCCGAGCAGGTACGGGGCGAGCGGGATGAAGGCGCCGACGGCGAAGCAGATGAACGACGAGGCGGCGGCGACTACCGGGTTCGGGAGGTCGGTGGGGTCGATGCCGAGTTCTTCGCGGACGTGTTCTTCGAGGGCCTGGTCGGGGTCGGCGTGGAACTGCTTGGCGACCTTGCCGGCGAGATCCGGGTCCAGGCCTTTCGCGCGGTACGTTTCGGCGAGCTCGATCTCTTCGTCGAGGGGGTGTTTGTCGATCTCGCCGCGTTCGACCTCGATCTCGGCGTGGGCGAGTTCGCGCTGGGAGGCGACCGAGGTGTACTCGCCGGCGGCCATCGAGAACGCGCCGGCGGCGAGACCGGCCAGGCCCGCCAGCACGATGAACTTCGAGCCGGAGCTGGTGCCGCCGTCCATGCCGGCGATCAGGGCGAAGTTGGAGACCAGTCCGTCCATCGCCCCGAACACCGCCGGCCGAAGCCAGCCGCCGGTCACATCACGGTGAGTGTGATCCCCATGATGCTCCGCCGACACCTCCGGGAATTCAGTCACGCGACCCATTCGCCGGCGACGCCTCGGCGGCCGGTTCTCCAGCCGGATCTGCCGAGGCGGAGGGGGTTGGGCCGGGGCCGTCGGCTGTGGTGGGTGTCGAGTCGCCCGAGCTCGCGTCGGCGGCAGCTGTCCCGGCGGACCGCGCGTCGGCGGTGGTGGGGTCGCCGTCTGTTGGGTGGGGGGCGTCTGGGGTGGGGGTTGTGTCTGGGGTGGGTTTGCCGGCCGCGGGGCCGGTGGTGAGGTTTTCCTGGCCGGGGTGTTTGCGGGCGCTGAGGATGAAGGCGGCTACCGCGAGGACGAACAGGATGAGGGCCGTCCACACGTTCAGTCGGAGGCCGAAGATGTGGTTGACGGTGTCGATGCGGAGGTTCTCGATCCAGGCGCGGCCGGCCGTGTAACCGGCTACGTACAGGAAGAACGCGCGGCCGTGGCCGAGTTTGAAGCGGCGGTCGGCGAGGAGTACCAGGGCTACGACGCCCAGGTTCCAGACGGCTTCGTACAGGAAGGTCGGCTGGAAGGTGGCGAAGTTCGCGTACCCGTCGGGGCGGTGCTCCGGCGAGATCTCCAGGCCCCACGGCTTCGTGGTCGGACGCCCGAAGAGTTCCTGGTTGAAGTAGTTGCCGAACCGCCCGAAGATCTGCGCCAGCGCGATCCCGGGCGCGATCGCGTCCGCGACCGCGAGGAACGGCACCTTGGCGCGCCGGCAGGCGATCCACGCGCCGAGCGCGCCGAACCCGACCGCGCCCCAGATGCCCAGCCCGCCGTGCCAGATCTTCAGCGCGTCGATCGGGTGCCGGCCGTCGCCGAAGTACAGCTCGTTGTCGGTGATGACGTGGTAGATCCGCGCCCCGACCAGCCCGAACGGGATCGCCCAGAACATGATGTCGGCGAGTACCGGCGCGGACCCGCCGCGCGCGATCCAGCGGCGCCGGCCGAGCCAGTACCCGGCGAAGATACCGGCCAGAATGCACAGCGCGTACGCGCGGATCGGCAGGCCGAGGACGTGCCAGACACCCTGGCTTGGGCTGGGAATGAACTCCGGAACCATCACGGCAGCAATCAAACTAGACATGGCAAGGGGGAACGCTACCCGCCCCGGCTGGGCACTGCCAGAAACGGAGGGTCACGATGGGGACTCAGCTCGCGATCGCGGCGACGGCCTTCTGCAGCCCGTCGGCGTTCAGCTGGTCGGCCGGCAACTGCTTGCCGTTGACATAGACCGTCGGCGTACCGGTCACGCCCCGGTCGTCGGCGGCCTTGGAAACGGACTCCAGCCAGCCCGCGTACGTGTTGTTCTGGATCGCCTGCTGGAACTTGTCGTCACCGACACCCAACTGCTTGCCCAGGTCGAGCAGTTGCCCAGTGGTCCAGGACTTGGAGAAGTCGCCGTACAGCTGGTCGGCGAAGCTGAGCGCCTTCCCGTTCGCGGCCGCCGCGGCGAAGGCGTTGGCCAGTCGCGGCGAGGCGTCCGGGTTGACGAACTGCATCGGCCAGTACGTCAGCGTGGCCGTCCCGTCCTGGACGAGCTTGTCGATGGTCGCGCCGGTCGCGTCCTCGAACTCGGCGCAGTGCGGGCACCGGAAGTCCAGGTACAGGTCGATGTTCACCTTCGCGCCGGACTTGCCGACCATCACGCCCTTGCCGGTGCTACCCGGCGCGGTGATGACCGCGGGCTCCGGCCGCCCGTTCGCGCTCACCTCGACCTTCGAGTGACCGCGCCAGTACTGCACGCCGACCCCGGCGCCGAGGGCAAGCACCAGGACGATCACCACGATGATCCCGGGCGCGATCCGGCGCTTGTTCTGCTGGAGCAGCGGATTCGCGGGGGGTTTGTTGCTCACGACGCGGTGACTCCTGTCGGGGATGAAGTGTCGGAGGGTGTTTCGGATGCGACGGCGAACTTGCTGGCCGGGAACCGCCACAGCCAGACGGCCAAAGCCAGCAGCCCGATATCGCGGAGGATCTCTTGCAGGTACTTGGTCTGGCCCGGCGCGACCTGGCCGCCACCGCCGAAGCAGCCGCAGTCGATCGACAGCCCACGCGCCCAGGCGGACGCGACCGCGACGATGAACGCGAGCATGAAGATCCCGGCGGCGACCGCGGACGCGCGGACGCCGAAACCGACGATCAGCAGCAGCCCGATCGCGACCTCCAGGAACGGCAGTCCCCAGCCGACCGGCGCGGCCAGCGACGACGGCAGCAGTTCGTACGCGCGAACCGCCTGCGCCGCTGTCTCCGGGTCGGTCACTTTCAGCGCGCCGGCGACCAGCATCACGCCGCCGAGCGCCAGCCGAGCGACCAGCGACGCCCAGGCGAACCAAGGTCGGCGCTTCACCGGTTTTCCTCCACCAGCTTCCCGAAGTCGTGCGCCAGGTCGCCGATGGCGGCGTTCGACAGCCAGAGTACGTGTGCCTTGTCGTCCTTGCCGAAGCCGATCACCTGCGCTCCGTGCCCGACCTCGTACCCACCGGAGGGGAGTTTCTGCATACCTTCCACCGGTACGCCGACGGCTTTCGCGACGTCCTTGATCGTGGTCAGCGAACCGGTCAGCCCCGCGAACGACGGGTCGAACCGGTCCAGGTACTTCCGCATCACCGGCCCGGTGTCGCGGGCCGGATCCGTGGTGATGAACAGCAGCTGCACCTGGTCGCGGACCTGCTGGTCGACCTTCGTCAGCGCGGACGCCACGTCGGCCAGCACGGTCGGGCAGACATCGGGACAGTTGGTGTACCCGAAGAACACCAACGTGACCGGTTTCTTGGTCGAGGTGACCAGGTTGAACGGGTTCCCGTTGGTGTCCGTCAGCGTGGTCGCGGGCATCGAGTACGGCCGGTCGAGCGCGGCGCCGCGGAACCCGTTCGGGTCCTGGCTGCTGCGGATGATCGCGCCGCCGGGGTTGTCCGCCTTCTGTTCCTTGCCACTGCAGCCCGCGAGGGCGAGCAGAGCCACCGCCGCGAGCAGAAGCGCGGCGTTCCTGGTTCGACTCACAGACGTACTAACGATCGCCGGGCGCGCCGGGTTCCCGGCGGACGCCTTCGGCCAGGTCCTCCGCGAGCGCGCGTACGCCGGCCGGGCCGCCGTCGCCGAGCGCCTTGACCAGCGCCGCACCGACGATCACCGCGTCCGCGAACGCCGCCACTCCAGCCGCCTGGTCCCCGTTCGAGATCCCGAGGCCGACACCGACCGGCAGACCGGTCACCGCGTGCGTACGAGCGACCAGCGGCGCCGCCAGCTCGGACGGAGTGTCCCGCGCGCCCGTGACACCCATCACCGCGGTCGCGTACACGAAGCCGCGACAGGCCGCGGTCGTCATCTTGATCCGGGCATCGGTCGACGACGGCGAAACCAGGAACACCTTGTCCAGGTCGTGCTTGTCGGCGGCCGCGATCCACTCGGCGCCTTCGTCCGGGATCAGGTCGGGCGTGATCAGCCCCGCTCCCCCGGCGCCGGCGAAGTCCGCCGCGAAGCGATCCACGCCGTACCGCTCGATCGGGTTCCAGTACGTCATCACCAGCACCGGCACGTCCGAGTACGCGGCGATCTTCTCGACCGTACTGAGTACGTCGCGGGTGCGCAGCCCGCCGGCGAGCGCGGTTTCGGTGGCGCGCTGGATGGTGATGCCGTCCATCACCGGGTCGCTGTACGGCAGGCCGAGCTCGATCACGTCGGCGCCGCCGTCGACGAGCGCCTTCACCCCGTCGATCGCGCCGTCGTACGTCGGGTAACCGGCCGGCAGGTAGCCGATGAAGGCCTTCCGGCCGGTGTCGGTGGCTTTCCGGATCGCGGCGCCGGCGTTGCCCAGGGCAACTTCAGTCATCGGTCCGATCCCTTCTCGTTCAGACCGAACCAGGTCGCGGCGGTGTCCATGTCCTTGTCGCCACGGCCGGACAGGTTCACCAGGATGGTTGCCGCTGGCCCCAACTCACGGGCGATGTCGAGCGCGCCGGCGACCGCGTGCGCGGACTCGATCGCCGGGATGATGCCCTCGGTCCGGGACAGCTGCCGGAACGCCTCCATCGCCTCGGCGTCGGTGATCGGCCGGTACGTCGCCCGGCCGGTCTCGGCCAGCCACGCGTGCTCCGGCCCGACGCCGGGGTAGTCCAGCCCGGCGGAGATCGAGTGCGACTCGATCGTCTGCCCGTCCTCGTCCTGCAGCAGGAACGAGCGGGCACCGTGCAGTACGCCGACCTGGCCCGCGCTGATCGTGGCCGCGTGCCGGCCGGTCTCGAACCCGTCGCCGCCCGGCTCGATGCCGTACAGCTTGACGTCGTCGTCGAGGAACGCGGTGAACAGGCCGATCGCGTTCGAACCGCCGCCGACCGACGCGACCGCGGCGTCCGGCAGCTTGCCGAGCAACGCGAGCGACTGTTCGCGGGCCTCGTCGCCGATGCCGCGGACGAAGTCCCGGACCATCGCCGGGAACGGGTGCGATCCGGCCGCCGTCCCGAGGATGTAATGGGTCTTGTCGACGCTCGCGACCCAGTCCCGCAGCGCTTCGTTGATCGCGTCCTTGAGCGTCCGGCTGCCGGTCTTGACCGAGATCACCTCGGCGCCGAGCAGCTTCATCCGGGCCACGTTCAGGGCCTGGCGTTCGGTGTCGACCTCGCCCATGTAGACCACGCACTCGAGGCCGAGGTACGCGCACGCGGTCGCGGTCGCGACGCCATGCTGGCCGGCCCCGGTCTCGGCGATCACCCGCGGCTTGCCCATCCGCTTGGTCAGCAGGGCCTGGCCGATCGCGTTGCGGATCTTGTGCGCGCCGGTGTGGTTCAGGTCCTCGCGCTTCAGCAGGATGCTCGCGCCGGCCAGGTCCGACAGCCGGGTCGCGTCGTACAGCAGGCTCGGGGCGCCGATGTACTCGCGCAGCATCCGCTCGAACTCGTCGGTGAACTCGGCGTCGGCCATGGCGTCCCGCCAGGCCTGGGTGAGTTCGTCCAGCGGCGCGATCAGCGCCTCCGGCATGAACCTGCCGCCGAAACGGCCGAAGTGCCCGAACTGGTCGGGCAGCACAGTACTCATCCGACAAACCTTCCGACCCGGCCCAGACGGCACGGGAGAGTTACTTCCCGGTGCCGTTTGGACCGGCCCGGATGTTCTGGTGCTCTAGGTGGGGCGTAGGTCGAGCGATAGCGGTGCGCAGGTGCGTGCATCGGGGTGCTTGAGCAGTGGGCTCGATGCGGAGCATCGTGGGCGCTGCTCAAGTGCCGCGAGGTGCGTGCCTGCGCACCGCTAGCGCCGACCTACACCCCACCTAGAGC
The genomic region above belongs to Kribbella solani and contains:
- a CDS encoding DoxX family protein, whose amino-acid sequence is MKRRPWFAWASLVARLALGGVMLVAGALKVTDPETAAQAVRAYELLPSSLAAPVGWGLPFLEVAIGLLLIVGFGVRASAVAAGIFMLAFIVAVASAWARGLSIDCGCFGGGGQVAPGQTKYLQEILRDIGLLALAVWLWRFPASKFAVASETPSDTSSPTGVTAS
- a CDS encoding 1-aminocyclopropane-1-carboxylate deaminase, producing the protein MGLSDYPRYPLLFGPSPVHPLERLSAYLGGAKIWAKREDCNSGLAYGGNKTRKLEYLIPDALARGADTLVSIGGYQSNHTRQVAAVAAKVGMKAVLVQENWVNWPDALNDRVGNIMLSRIMGAEVRLDPAGFGIGFKDSWKQALADVEARGGSPYAIPAGASDHKLGGLGFANWADEVEQQERELGIFFDTIVVCSVTGSTHAGMIAGFAGQDRPRWVIGIDASAKLQETRDQVERIARATAALIGLDRDLRPDEITVLAGWAGDEYGVPVQSTLDAIHLTGALEGMIIDPVYEGKSMAGLIDLIRTGDIPKDSTVLYAHLGGQPALNAYSSLFTQSQPMPGPTRVRRSR
- a CDS encoding thioredoxin domain-containing protein, which translates into the protein MSNKPPANPLLQQNKRRIAPGIIVVIVLVLALGAGVGVQYWRGHSKVEVSANGRPEPAVITAPGSTGKGVMVGKSGAKVNIDLYLDFRCPHCAEFEDATGATIDKLVQDGTATLTYWPMQFVNPDASPRLANAFAAAAANGKALSFADQLYGDFSKSWTTGQLLDLGKQLGVGDDKFQQAIQNNTYAGWLESVSKAADDRGVTGTPTVYVNGKQLPADQLNADGLQKAVAAIAS
- the lgt gene encoding prolipoprotein diacylglyceryl transferase translates to MSSLIAAVMVPEFIPSPSQGVWHVLGLPIRAYALCILAGIFAGYWLGRRRWIARGGSAPVLADIMFWAIPFGLVGARIYHVITDNELYFGDGRHPIDALKIWHGGLGIWGAVGFGALGAWIACRRAKVPFLAVADAIAPGIALAQIFGRFGNYFNQELFGRPTTKPWGLEISPEHRPDGYANFATFQPTFLYEAVWNLGVVALVLLADRRFKLGHGRAFFLYVAGYTAGRAWIENLRIDTVNHIFGLRLNVWTALILFVLAVAAFILSARKHPGQENLTTGPAAGKPTPDTTPTPDAPHPTDGDPTTADARSAGTAAADASSGDSTPTTADGPGPTPSASADPAGEPAAEASPANGSRD
- a CDS encoding VIT1/CCC1 transporter family protein, whose translation is MTEFPEVSAEHHGDHTHRDVTGGWLRPAVFGAMDGLVSNFALIAGMDGGTSSGSKFIVLAGLAGLAAGAFSMAAGEYTSVASQRELAHAEIEVERGEIDKHPLDEEIELAETYRAKGLDPDLAGKVAKQFHADPDQALEEHVREELGIDPTDLPNPVVAAASSFICFAVGAFIPLAPYLLGAENVLPSLILSLTALFVCGAVVSRVTSRSWWYSGLRQLLLGAAAAALTYFVGPSSAQASADSG
- a CDS encoding SCO family protein — encoded protein: MSRTRNAALLLAAVALLALAGCSGKEQKADNPGGAIIRSSQDPNGFRGAALDRPYSMPATTLTDTNGNPFNLVTSTKKPVTLVFFGYTNCPDVCPTVLADVASALTKVDQQVRDQVQLLFITTDPARDTGPVMRKYLDRFDPSFAGLTGSLTTIKDVAKAVGVPVEGMQKLPSGGYEVGHGAQVIGFGKDDKAHVLWLSNAAIGDLAHDFGKLVEENR
- the trpA gene encoding tryptophan synthase subunit alpha codes for the protein MTEVALGNAGAAIRKATDTGRKAFIGYLPAGYPTYDGAIDGVKALVDGGADVIELGLPYSDPVMDGITIQRATETALAGGLRTRDVLSTVEKIAAYSDVPVLVMTYWNPIERYGVDRFAADFAGAGGAGLITPDLIPDEGAEWIAAADKHDLDKVFLVSPSSTDARIKMTTAACRGFVYATAVMGVTGARDTPSELAAPLVARTHAVTGLPVGVGLGISNGDQAAGVAAFADAVIVGAALVKALGDGGPAGVRALAEDLAEGVRREPGAPGDR
- the gltB gene encoding glutamate synthase large subunit; this encodes MFGSPPFPSEGLYDGKHEHDACGVAFVATLTGEPSHDIVAKALTALRNLEHRGASGAEPDSGDGAGILIQVPDAYYRKVCEFELPGPHSYATGIAFLPADADDAAKATKRIEELAAEEQLSVVGWRDIPTTPELLGATARSVMPTFKQLFVAAKSGRVLGLALERMAFRLRKRAEKETATYFPSLSSRTITYKGMLTTDQLDKFFPELTDPDLASAIGVVHSRFSTNTFPSWPLAHPYRYIAHNGEINTVQGNRNWMRAREALLASDVIPGDLEQLYPICTPGASDSASFDEVLELLHLGGRSLPHAMLMMIPEAWENAATMDAKRRAFYEFHSTLMEPWDGPASVVFSDGTKVGAVLDRNGLRPSRYWVTDDGLVVLASEAGVLDIDPATVTEKGRLEPGRIFLVDTGAHRIITDAEVKNALAGEHPYDEWLHGGLIRFEDLHEREHVVHSHASVTRRQQVFGYTEEELRVILTPMAKAGAEPIGSMGTDTPIAVLSDRPRLLFDYFAQLFAQVTNPPLDAIREELVTSLSSSLGPESNLLNPSPASCRQVVIPFPVITNDELAKLRHINLDGDMPGLATTVLRGVYDVEGGGDALKARLDELCAEASAAINDGARILVLSDRHSNADHAPIPSLLLTSAIHHHLVREKTRTQVGLVVEAGDVREVHHVALLMGYGAAAINPYLALESVEDLCRQGTYLPGVEPEQAVRNVVKSLGKGVLKVMSKMGVSTVASYTGAQIFEANGLAPELVDRYFTGTASKLGGIGLDTLAEEVRRRHLRAYPADGILPAHRKLEIGGEYQWRREGEPHLFDPDTVFRLQHSTRTGRYDIFKQYTAKVDEQSERLMTLRGLFGFNSDRAPISIDEVEPVSAIVKRFSTGAMSYGSISAEAHTTLAIAMNQLGGKSNTGEGGEDAERLYDPARRSSIKQVASGRFGVTAEYLTNSDDIQIKMAQGAKPGEGGQLPGPKVYPWVASTRHSTPGVGLISPPPHHDIYSIEDLAQLIHDLKNANPAARIHVKLVSEVGVGTIAAGVSKAHADVVLISGHDGGTGAAPLTSLKHAGGPWELGLAETQQTLLLNGLRDRIVVQTDGQLKTGRDVVIAALLGAEEYGFASAPLVVSGCIMMRVCHLDTCPVGVATQNPVLRERFSGKPEFVVNFFEFIAEEVREYLAELGFRTLDEAIGHAEVLDVGRAVDHWKADGLDLTPILHVPALPAGASRHQTVEQNHGLDKALDNELIRICAPALENGEPVRAQLAIRNVNRTVGTMLGHEITKRYRAAGLADGTIDLTFTGSAGNSFAAFVPRGVTLRLEGDANDYVGKGLSGGRVVIRPDRHARFDAADQIIAGNVIAYGATSGELFISGGAGQRFCVRNSGATAVVEAVGDHACEYMTGGRVVVLGAVGRNFAAGMSGGVAHVIDLDPALVNPELVDLHAVTTDESELLHDLVRRHFEETGSERAAKLLADWPAAAARFTTVMPRDYARVLAAKAAAERDGLDEDATTRAMMEAI